In the Patescibacteria group bacterium genome, one interval contains:
- a CDS encoding RNA methyltransferase yields the protein MKIISKDNEKIKHLKKLNQKKHREEAGEFVVENLKIISDALKSGIVFESLFVTETFLKSESERLPDILKRAGDYFVINEQINKAFSSLETPSGICAVYKIKKRDLDFSDKIVYLNNISDPGNLGTILRSALAFGFKNVVLDEHCVDLYNPKTIQASKDAIFKLNIDIDKDLEILKKIKPRMPIISTRMEDARDVRDFKAYNKYCLVLGSEAHGVSSSIQVLTDEFVKINISPDMESLNVAVASGILFFSLA from the coding sequence ATGAAAATTATAAGCAAAGACAACGAAAAAATTAAGCACTTGAAAAAACTTAATCAAAAAAAACATCGCGAAGAAGCGGGGGAGTTTGTAGTGGAGAATTTGAAAATTATTAGCGATGCTTTGAAGTCGGGGATTGTTTTCGAGTCTTTATTTGTGACTGAAACTTTTTTGAAAAGCGAGTCGGAAAGATTACCTGACATTTTAAAACGAGCAGGTGATTATTTTGTGATCAATGAGCAAATAAATAAAGCTTTTTCTAGTCTAGAGACGCCGTCTGGTATTTGTGCAGTGTATAAAATAAAAAAGCGCGACCTCGATTTTAGTGATAAAATTGTCTATTTGAATAATATCAGCGACCCGGGTAATTTAGGCACAATCTTGCGTTCAGCCTTAGCCTTTGGTTTTAAAAATGTTGTCTTAGATGAGCATTGCGTTGATCTTTATAATCCTAAAACTATCCAAGCATCCAAGGATGCGATTTTTAAATTGAATATTGATATTGATAAAGACTTAGAAATTTTGAAAAAAATAAAACCGAGGATGCCGATAATCTCAACTAGAATGGAAGACGCTCGGGATGTACGCGATTTTAAGGCCTACAATAAGTATTGTTTAGTGCTTGGCAGTGAAGCTCATGGAGTTAGTTCGTCTATCCAGGTGTTGACTGATGAGTTTGTTAAAATAAATATTTCTCCAGATATGGAATCGTTGAACGTTGCCGTGGCTAGCGGTATTTTATTTTTTTCTTTAGCATAA
- a CDS encoding metallophosphoesterase: protein MFLAYFLFLTVVLTVILGTHWFVYFSVIRFFAIEKRRGIKILFYVGIAVSFSFILASFLARVDSSWLIRLFYIASSLWLGYLVNFLLASVVLWVLRGPHRLIKCRADFRIISIVIFAFFFLFSSWGVYHASDVKVKNFDVILKDLPATWQGKRVMQVSDTHFGQVYGVKSVQRLLDLVNQEKPDLIVITGDLFDGTDGNMDQLISHIGRLKAPMGVYFTTGNHDFYAGEEKLDTDLKKVGINLLSNGFVDLNGVQLAGINYAFQLGGMSYQDQIHTWQNYSSAKPTILLHHVPDKINEFADAGIDLLLAGHTHRGQLFPFGLITDFIFKGFDHGLNTFGDLQVYTSSGAGTWGAPMRTSADSEIPIFKLR from the coding sequence ATGTTTCTAGCTTATTTTTTATTTCTAACAGTAGTTTTGACCGTGATCCTAGGAACGCACTGGTTTGTTTATTTTTCCGTAATTAGATTTTTTGCGATTGAAAAGCGACGGGGCATTAAGATTCTTTTTTATGTAGGTATCGCCGTTTCTTTTAGTTTTATTTTGGCGTCTTTTTTAGCGCGGGTAGATAGTAGTTGGTTGATTCGTTTATTTTATATTGCTTCTTCTCTATGGTTAGGCTATTTGGTCAATTTTCTCTTGGCTTCGGTTGTTTTGTGGGTATTGAGAGGGCCGCATCGCTTGATAAAATGTCGGGCTGATTTTAGAATAATTAGTATTGTTATTTTTGCCTTCTTTTTCTTGTTTTCTTCCTGGGGAGTATATCATGCCTCGGATGTAAAGGTGAAAAATTTTGATGTTATCCTCAAGGACTTGCCAGCGACGTGGCAGGGCAAGCGGGTGATGCAGGTTTCTGACACGCATTTTGGACAAGTCTATGGTGTGAAGTCGGTGCAACGATTATTGGATTTAGTTAATCAGGAAAAGCCAGACCTGATTGTGATTACCGGTGATTTATTTGATGGTACGGACGGCAACATGGACCAATTGATTAGCCATATCGGACGACTTAAGGCGCCCATGGGAGTTTATTTTACTACTGGTAATCATGATTTTTATGCCGGCGAAGAAAAACTTGATACAGACTTGAAAAAAGTGGGCATCAATCTTTTGTCCAATGGGTTTGTGGATTTGAATGGTGTGCAGTTAGCAGGGATTAATTATGCTTTTCAGTTGGGTGGCATGAGCTACCAAGATCAGATTCATACTTGGCAAAACTATTCGAGCGCTAAGCCGACTATTCTCTTGCACCATGTTCCAGATAAGATTAATGAATTTGCTGATGCTGGCATCGACTTGCTCTTGGCAGGACATACGCATCGTGGTCAATTGTTTCCCTTTGGCTTGATTACGGATTTTATTTTTAAAGGTTTTGATCATGGTTTAAATACTTTTGGTGATTTACAGGTTTACACTTCAAGTGGTGCTGGTACTTGGGGCGCACCAATGCGCACAAGTGCTGACTCAGAAATTCCTATATTTAAATTGAGATGA
- a CDS encoding O-antigen ligase family protein, translating into MNKIIEKLIYAVAFFLPLQTRWIIKAGEINGGYSEYKTMSLYGIDILILVLLAVFVFYSFKKEKTVKVPFMKNALLSLVGGLEFIVFMSIFAGFDSHIALFLYGRFLLAIGLFFVLVKFPIEKVRVIFWLAMGIFAQAALAIWQFLSQSSFAYKWLGLASHNPSDAGVSVVEVLGGDGIWQRWLRAYGGQDHPNILGGLLVVGILFLLFAYIKTLNKEENIANKIFLLFSFLYFTSLLALFFTFSRTAWLGLALGVATMLAVAVVKKNLLVYLQVLKIILFSGILFAVFYSQFGLLVDDRLFGNTRLENISSSERSGLISDSIGIIKEKWFFGVGLGNYTLAEKAKIPDQVNWFYQPVHNSFLLVWAEVGLFGFILFISLLQFIFGELFERAKRNQVDLYQIGIFLPLIFMMMFDHWWWSLHMGVILFWFALGMLHKNEKID; encoded by the coding sequence ATGAATAAAATTATTGAAAAACTAATTTACGCGGTCGCTTTTTTCTTGCCCTTGCAAACGCGTTGGATTATTAAGGCAGGGGAGATTAACGGTGGTTATTCGGAGTATAAAACGATGAGCTTGTATGGCATTGATATTTTAATCTTGGTCTTATTGGCGGTGTTTGTGTTTTATAGTTTTAAGAAAGAAAAGACGGTGAAAGTTCCTTTTATGAAAAATGCACTTTTGTCATTGGTGGGTGGCCTGGAGTTTATTGTTTTTATGTCTATCTTTGCGGGTTTTGATAGCCATATCGCCTTATTCTTGTATGGACGTTTTTTGCTGGCGATTGGTTTGTTTTTTGTGTTGGTGAAATTTCCAATTGAAAAAGTTAGGGTAATTTTTTGGTTGGCTATGGGCATCTTTGCGCAAGCCGCTTTAGCGATTTGGCAATTCTTAAGTCAGTCGAGTTTTGCGTATAAGTGGCTGGGCTTAGCTTCACATAATCCTTCTGATGCGGGCGTTTCAGTGGTGGAGGTTTTGGGCGGTGATGGTATTTGGCAAAGATGGCTACGAGCTTATGGTGGACAGGACCATCCGAATATTTTGGGCGGATTGTTGGTGGTAGGAATTTTATTTTTACTTTTTGCGTATATCAAAACTTTGAATAAGGAAGAAAATATTGCTAATAAAATCTTTTTGTTGTTTTCTTTTTTGTATTTTACGTCTCTATTAGCCCTGTTTTTTACTTTTTCGCGTACAGCCTGGCTCGGTCTAGCGCTTGGTGTCGCTACGATGTTGGCTGTAGCCGTGGTTAAGAAGAATTTACTAGTTTACTTGCAAGTTTTAAAAATTATATTATTTTCTGGAATTTTATTTGCGGTTTTCTATTCGCAGTTCGGTCTCTTGGTTGACGATCGCTTGTTCGGTAATACGCGGTTAGAAAATATTTCTTCAAGTGAACGTAGTGGTTTGATTAGCGACTCGATTGGTATTATTAAAGAAAAATGGTTTTTCGGCGTTGGCCTAGGTAATTATACTTTGGCGGAAAAAGCCAAAATACCAGATCAGGTGAACTGGTTTTACCAACCAGTGCATAATTCTTTCTTGTTAGTTTGGGCGGAAGTTGGTTTGTTTGGTTTTATTTTGTTTATCTCTTTATTACAATTTATCTTTGGTGAACTTTTTGAACGAGCAAAAAGGAATCAAGTTGATCTTTATCAAATTGGCATCTTTTTGCCCCTGATTTTCATGATGATGTTTGATCATTGGTGGTGGAGTTTGCATATGGGAGTCATTTTGTTCTGGTTTGCATTGGGAATGTTGCATAAAAATGAAAAGATTGATTAA
- a CDS encoding M48 family metallopeptidase, whose amino-acid sequence MKKQLKINGQLVDYLYKKNKRSRRMRISYCQSSGLTVTVPWFANRWLAEGFLLKNSEWVVGVIEKAKNNPFANLFKDKKYQDYKEQARGFITERLTHYNGLLKLPYEKVFIKNQKKVWGSCSSKRNLNFNYKLLFLEKDLADYVVVHELCHLREMNHSKKFWDLVGSILPDYNERRGELKKILF is encoded by the coding sequence ATGAAAAAACAACTTAAAATAAACGGCCAGTTGGTTGATTATCTGTATAAAAAAAATAAGCGCTCAAGGCGGATGAGGATTTCCTATTGTCAGTCTTCGGGTTTGACCGTGACGGTGCCCTGGTTTGCCAATCGCTGGCTGGCTGAGGGATTTCTTTTAAAGAATTCCGAGTGGGTGGTGGGGGTTATTGAGAAGGCGAAGAATAATCCGTTTGCCAATCTTTTTAAGGACAAGAAGTATCAGGATTACAAAGAGCAGGCGCGAGGGTTTATTACTGAGAGATTGACCCACTACAATGGTTTATTGAAATTGCCCTATGAAAAAGTTTTTATCAAGAATCAAAAAAAGGTGTGGGGGAGTTGTAGCTCGAAGCGGAATTTGAATTTTAATTATAAATTACTTTTTTTAGAAAAGGATTTAGCGGATTACGTTGTGGTGCACGAGCTTTGCCATTTGCGCGAGATGAACCATTCGAAAAAATTTTGGGATTTAGTTGGTAGTATTTTGCCGGACTATAATGAGAGACGAGGAGAGCTTAAGAAAATTTTATTTTAG